In a genomic window of Seriola aureovittata isolate HTS-2021-v1 ecotype China chromosome 11, ASM2101889v1, whole genome shotgun sequence:
- the pikfyve gene encoding 1-phosphatidylinositol 3-phosphate 5-kinase isoform X5, producing MFPIFTRRSSSNMAADDKSSSSSSTDWSVEPPVISPTSPSHLTHFKPLTPEQDEPPLRSAYSSFVNLFRFNNKEEGRPPSAAGSDKPDVPPPSPQSEGRSWSSSPSHSLYGSRTRRKQHPEHLRRTSTASDGSRKSDTPLSNHDPRTAVQLRTALKRLKEIMEGKSQDSDLKQYWMPDSQCKECYDCNEKFTTFRRRHHCRLCGQIFCSRCCNQEIPGKFMGYTGDLRACTYCRKIALSYAHSADSGSIGEDLSALSDSPCSVCVLEPSEPRTPVGGRKASRNIFLEEDQTWQRKTPIGMRKNMIHQEPQSSGLASRLTTLQEDVGKSPARKRSASVTTLSLDRSGSSMVPSYDSSVSPPTSRAMSGTKSGAKLDHSEEERKILLDSSQLKDLWKKICNNSTGMEFQDHRYWLRTYPNCIVGKELVNWLLRNGTISTRAQAIAIGQALVDGRWLDCVTHHDQLFRDEYALYRPLQSTEFSETPSPDSDSVNSLEGHSEPSWFKDIKFDDSDTEQLADEAEYNMPNSASPSKRTSVSSFQSVVDSDSAASINLNMEQNNVNFHIKKQSKYPHVPPAAEQKAEFLVSEDGGQNIVISDAFIKESLFNRRVEEKAKEMLFTPLGWHHSSLDQLREENGEKKAMERLLSANHSHMMALLQQLLYSESLSLSWRDIIVPVVRQVVQTVRPDVRNCDDDMDIRQLVHIKKIPGGRKFDSAVVNGFVCTKNIAHKKMNPYIKNPKILLLKCSIEYLYREETKFTCIDPIVLQEREFLKNYVQRIVDVRPTLVLVEKTVSRIAQDMLLEHGITLVINVKPQVLDRVSRMTQGDLVMSMDQLLTKPRLGTCHKFYMQPFTLANNDAKTLMFFEGCPAHLGCSIKLRGAAEYELARVKEIIMLMVCVAYHSQLEISFLMDEFAMPPSLAQSTSFPCLLEGASAEEEEADGETSGKETNGESQEKTSATEDSGMGGKPEEEGLPSEASSKNGETDVLQNKLNPKSPSSVQEEEAGNTETMTSSPFSSPPAPPLVVSPPFLMEEDQEMTLSDTLVRASEGETREEGIPVKEESLMEDGDGSETPTPRLFRDPLQDDTGMFVAEEVTSSDDRLKSISAVFKQELKDIILCISPFITFKEPFLLMPAGMHCPSRDYFPEQVYLSPLLNKDYKELDGRRKRQLLKDPAPSSLAGGQTNGGAPPRPIDVLPCHSLTSTRIIEQLNSCQDLAKMVADYRAKGGRIRQREANDIFGAAGAAAPFNGQSRAAEAPVKAPVKADSEEEKPSKLNDMSWAPKLDCLNPVNHQRLCVLFSSSSAQSNNAPNPCVSPWIVTMEFYGKNDLSLGVFLERYCFRPSYQCPSMFCETPMVHHIRRFVHGSGCVQIVLKELDSPVPGYQHTILNYSWCRICKQVTPVVPLSNDSWSMSFAKYLELRFYGHQYTRRANAEPCGHSIHKDYHQYFSYNQMVASFSYTSVRLLEICLPRPKIFIRNLGPSKTILQQDLKDFCQKVTQVYLAIDDRLTSLKTDTFSKTREEKMEDLFAQKDMEEAELRSWIEKLQARLQACGVDSPQQLQVVLESLVMKKQGLCEMLQSWNGRLQDLFQQEKGRKRLSVPPSPGRHRQTNADDSKSALDSSPRNPSPVVQNGEKEDRHLSAMTSASSSSLLPSPGEPGAEPVTPGPSFSEQDSVSLPEDVFDGHLLGSTDSQVKEKSTMKAILANFLPGNSYNPIPFPFDPDKHYLMYEHERVPIAVCEKEPSSIIAFALSCKEYKTALDDLSKVSNSGGDETPQSVSTESRAKSSPARPSESASSQQSRSSMDTDPLKDADLADKQKKQTLNPHIELQFSDANAKFYCRIYYAEEFHKMREEIMESSEEDFVRSLSHCVNWQARGGKSGAVFYATEDDRFILKQMPRLEVQSFLDFAPHYFTYITGAVQQKRPTALAKILGVYRIGYKNSQNNTEKKLDLLVMENLFYGRKMAQVFDLKGSLRNRNVKTDSGKESCEVVLLDENLLKLIHDNPLYIRSHCKAILRAAIHSDAYFLSSHLIIDYSLLVGRDDATDQLVVGIIDYIRTFTWDKRLEMVVKSTGILGGQGKMPTVVSPELYRTRFCEAMDKYFLMVPDHWTGLGINC from the exons ATGTTCCCGATATTTACACG CAGGAGTAGCAGCAACATGGCTGCTGATGACAAGTCGTCGTCCTCATCCTCAACGGACTGGAGCGTCGAGCCGCCTGTCATCTCGCCCACCAGCCCCTCCCACCTGACCCACTTCAAACCACTGACTCCGGAGCAGGATGAGCCTCCTCTCCGCTCCGCATACAGCTCGTTTGTCAATCTGTTTCGTTTCAACAACAAAG aggaggGGCGTCCCCCCTCAGCAGCAGGTTCAGATAAGCCAGATGTGCCGCCCCCCTCTCCTCAGTCAGAGGGGAGGAGCTGGTCGTCCAGTCCTTCCCACTCCCTCTACGGCTCGAGGACGCGCCGGAAACAACATCCTGAACACCTCCGACGTACCTCCACTGCCTCCg ACGGCAGCAGGAAGTCGGATACGCCTCTAAGCAATCATGACCCTCGCACAGCTGTGCAACTTCGGACTGCACTGAAGAGGCTGAAGGAAATCATGGAGGGAAAGAGCCAG GACAGCGATTTGAAGCAGTACTGGATGCCTGATAGCCAGTGTAAAGAGTGCTACGACTGCAATGAGAAGTTCACCACCTTCCGCCGCCGACACCACTGTCGACTGTGCGGTCAGATCTTCTGCAGCCGCTGCTGCAACCAGGAAATCCCCGGAAAGTTCATGGGCTACACGG GAGATCTGCGTGCCTGCACGTACTGTCGTAAAATAGCGCTTAGCTACGCTCACTCAGCCGACTCGGGCTCCATCGGGGAGGACCTGAGCGCCCTGTCGGACTCcccctgctctgtgtgtgtgttggagccCAGCGAGCCTCGGACACCTGTGGGTGGGCGCAAGGCCAGCAGGAACATATTCCTGGAGGAAGACCAGACCTGGcagag AAAAACTCCTATTGGGATGAGAAAGAA TATGATTCACCAGGAGCCTCAGAGCAGCGGCCTCGCTTCCAGACTTACAACTCTGCAGGAAGACGTCGGCAAATCGCCCGCAAGGAAGAG ATCCGCCAGTGTGACCACCCTGTCGCTGGACCGCTCCGGATCCTCCATGGTTCCCTCCTACGACAGCTCAGTGAGTCCGCCGACCAGCCGGGCCATGTCGGGCACCAAGAGCGGCGCCAAGCTGGACCAcagcgaggaggagaggaagatccTGCTG GACTCCTCCCAGCTGAAAGACCTGTGGAAGAAAATCTGCAACAACAGCACAGGGATGGAGTTCCAGGACCACAGGTACTGGCTGAGGACCTACCCCAACTGCATTGTGGGAAAGGAGCTGGTCAACTGGCTGCTGAGGAACGGCACCATCTCCACCAG GGCCCAGGCGATCGCCATCGGTCAGGCGTTGGTGGACGGTCGCTGGCTGGACTGTGTCACCCACCACGACCAGCTGTTCAGGGACGAGTACGCTCTCTACCGCCCCCTCCAG AGTACAGAGTTCTCAGAAACGCCGTCTCCAGATAGCGATAGCGTCAACTCCTTGGAGGGACATTCAGAGCCGTCCTGGTTCAAGGACATCAAGTTTGATGACAGTGACACTGAGCAGCTTGCAGATGAGGCCGAGTACAACATGCCTA ACTCTGCCAGCCCCAGCAAGAGGACGTCCGTCAGCAGCTTCCAGTCCGTGGTCGACAGCGACTCGGCCGCTTCCATCAACCTCAACATGGAGCAAAACAATGTCAACTTCCACATCAAGAAACAGTCCAAGTATCCGCACGTGCCTCCTGCCGCTGAGCAGAAAG CTGAGTTTCTTGTGTCTGAGGATGGAGGTCAGAACATTGTCATAAGTGACGCCTTCATCAAAG AGTCTCTGTTCAACCGGCGCGTGGAGGAAAAGGCCAAAGAGATGCTGTTCACGCCGCTGGGTTGGCACCACAGCTCTCTGGACCAGCTCAGAGAGGAGAACGGAGAGAAGAAGGCCATGGAGAGGCTGCT CTCGGCCAACCACAGCCACATGATggcgctgctgcagcagctgctctacagcgagtctctgtctctgtcctggaGGGACATCATCGTCCCCGTGGTCCGACAGGTGGTCCAGACCGTGCGGCCCGACGTCCGCAACTGCGACGACGACATGGACATCCGACAGCTGGTCCACATCAAGAAG ATCCCCGGGGGCAGGAAGTTTGACTCAGCTGTGGTAAACGGCTTCGTATGCACCAAAAACATCGCCCACAAGAAG ATGAACCCGTACATCAAGAACCCCAAGATTCTGCTGCTGAAGTGCTCCATAGAGTATCTGTACAGAGAGGAGACCAAGTTCACCTGCATCGACCCCATCGTGCTGCAG GAACGAGAGTTTTTGAAGAACTACGTCCAGCGCATCGTCGACGTCCGTCCCACCCTGGTGCTGGTGGAGAAGACGGTGTCCCGCATCGCTCAGGACATGCTGCTGGAGCACGGCATCACACTGGTCATCAACGTCAAACCG CAAGTCCTGGACCGAGTGAGTCGCATGACGCAGGGAGACCTGGTCATGTCCATGGATCAGCTCCTCACCAAACCTCGACTGGGGACCTGCCACAAGTTCTACATGCAGCCGTTCACCCTGGCCAACA ACGATGCGAAGACTCTGATGTTCTTCGAGGGCTGTCCCGCTCACCTCGGCTGCTCCATCAAGCTGCGTGGCGCCGCGGAGTACGAGCTGGCCCGGGTCAAGGAGATCATCATGCTCATGGTGTGCGTGGCCTACCACTCCCAGCTGGAGATCTCTTTCCTCATGGACGAGTTCGCCATGCCGCCCAGTTTGGCCCAGAGCACCTCGTTCCCCTGCCTGCTGGAGGGCGCCTctgcggaggaggaggaggccgatGGAGAGACGAGCGGGAAGGAGACAAACGGAGAGAGCCAGGAGAAAACCTCGGCGACCGAAGACTCAGGAATGGGAGGAAAACCCGAGGAGGAAGGGCTTCCCTCCGAGGCTTCATCCAAAAACGGAGAGACAGACGTTCTTCAAAACAAACTCAACCCAAAATCACCCTCCTCTGTtcaagaggaggaggctgggaaCACGGAGACAATGACCTCCTCGCCATTTTCCAGTCCACCGGCTCCGCCTCTGGTTGTCTCTCCTCCATTTCTCATGGAAGAAGACCAGGAGATGACGCTGTCGGACACGCTCGTCCGGGCGTCCGAGGGGGAGACGAGGGAGGAGGGAATCCCAGTGAAGGAGGAGTCGCTCATGGAGGACGGGGACGGTTCAGAGACCCCTACCCCCAGGTTGTTTCGAGACCCTCTGCAGGACGACACAGGGATGTTTGTGGCCGAGGAGGTGACGTCATCTGATGACCGCCTCAAGTCCATCTCCGCTGTCTTCAAGCAGGAGCTGAAGGACATCATCCTGTGCATTTCCCCCTTCATCACATTTAAAGAGCCGTTCCTCCTCATGCCCGCGGGCATGCACTGCCCCAGCAGGGATTACTTCCCTGAGCAG GTCTACCTGTCTCCTCTCCTAAACAAAGACTACAAGGAACTGGATGGGCGCAGAAAGAGGCAGCTCCTCAAAgaccccgccccctcctccctgGCCGGAGGTCAGACCAATGGCGGTGCGCCGCCCAGGCCCATCGACGTCCTGCCCTGCCACAGTCTCACCAGCACCCGCATCATAGAGCAGCTCAACAGCTGCCAGGATCTGGCCAAAATGGTGGCAGACTACAGAGCGAAGGGAGGTCGCATCCGGCAGAGGGAAGCCAACGACATCTTCGGCGCTGCCGGTGCCGCGGCTCCTTTCAACGGCCAGAGCCGAGCTGCGGAGGCACCGGTCAAAGCACCGGTGAAGGCCGACAGTGAAGAGGAGAAGCCAAGTAAACTGAACGACATGAGCTGGGCCCCCAAG CTGGACTGTTTGAACCCTGTCAACCACCAGAGACTGTGTGTGCTCTTCAGCAGTTCCTCCGCTCAGTCCAACAACGCACCCAACCCCTGCGTCAGCCCCTG GATTGTCACGATGGAGTTCTACGGCAAGAACGACCTTTCTCTTGGCGTGTTCTTGGAGCGATACTGTTTTAG GCCGTCTTATCAGTGCCCCAGCATGTTCTGTGAGACTCCCATGGTGCACCACATCCGGCGGTTCGTGCACGGCAGCGGCTGCGTGCAGATCGTGCTGAAGGAGCTGGACTCCCCCGTGCCCGGTTACCAACACACCATTCTCAACTACTCCTGGTGCCGCATCTGCAAACAG GTGACACCGGTTGTTCCTCTGTCCAACGACTCCTGGTCCATGTCTTTCGCCAAATACCTGGAGCTTCGCTTCTACGGCCACCAGTACACCAGACGGGCGAACGCGGAGCCGTGCGGCCACTCCATCCACAAAGACTACCACCAATACTTCTCATACAACCAGATGGTGGCCTCCTTCAG CTACACTTCAGTGAGGCTGTTGGAGATTTGTCTTCCTCGTCCCAAGATCTTCATCAGGAACCTGGGACCTTCCAAAACCATCCTGCAGCAGGACCTGAAGGACTTCTGTCAGAA AGTGACTCAGGTGTACTTGGCCATAGATGACCGTCTCACCTCCCTCAAGACCGACACCTTCAGTAAGACAcgagaggaaaagatggaggacCTCTTCGCTCAGAAAGAC atggaGGAGGCGGAGCTGCGGAGCTGGATCGAGAAGCTCCAAGCCCGACTGCAGGCCTGCGGAGTGGACTCTccccagcagctgcaggtcgTTCTGGAGTCGCTGGTGATGAAGAAACAGGGTCTGTGTGAGATGCTTCAGTCTTGGAACGGAAG GCTGCAGGACTTGTTCCAGCAGGAGAAAGGCAGGAAGCGTCTGTCCGTCCCCCCCAGCCCAGGCAGGCACAGACAAACCAACGCAGACGACAGCAAG AGCGCCCTGGATTCCTCCCCCCGTAACCCGTCTCCTGTGGTGCAGAATGGTGAAAAAG aGGACCGTCACCTCAGCGCGATGACTTCAGCCTCGTCCTCCTCGCTGCTGCCGTCGCCGGGAGAACCCGGAGCTGAGCCGGTCACGCCCGGTCCCTCCTTCTCTGAGCAGGACTCCGTCAGCCTCCCAGAAG ACGTGTTCGACGGACACCTGCTGGGCTCCACTGACAGCCAGGTGAAGGAGAAATCCACCATGAAGGCCATCCTCGCCAACTTTCTGCCCGGCAACAGCTACAACCCCATCCCCTTCCCATT TGACCCGGACAAACACTACCTGATGTACGAACACGAGCGAGTGCCCATCgcagtgtgtgagaaagagcCGAGCTCCATCATAGCCTTCGCTCTCAG CTGTAAGGAATATAAAACAGCTCTGGATGATCTGTCCAAGGTATCGAACTCAGGAGGGGATGAGACTCCACAGTCCGTCAG TACGGAGAGTCGTGCTAAGAGCAGCCCTGCCAGGCCCAGCGAGTCGGCCTCCTCCCAGCAGAGCCGCAGCAGCATGGACACCGATCCCCTCA AAGATGCAGACCTGGCcgacaaacagaagaaacagacCTTGAATCCGCACATCGAGCTGC AGTTCTCCGATGCCAACGCCAAGTTTTACTGCCGGATCTACTACGCCGAGGAGTTCCACAAGATGCGCGAGGAGATCATGGAGAGCAGCGAGGAGGACTTCGTCCGCTCGCTGTCCCACTGCGTCAACTGGCAGGCTCGCGGCGGAAAGTCCGGAGCTGTTTTCTACGCCACAGAAG ATGACCGGTTCATCCTGAAGCAGATGCCCAGACTGGAGGTCCAGTCCTTCCTGGACTTCGCACCTCACTACTTCACCTACATAACTGGAGCTGTGCAGCAGAAA CGGCCGACCGCGCTGGCAAAGATCCTGGGCGTTTACCGGATCGGCTACAAGAACTCCCAGAACAACACGGAGAAGAAACTGGACCTGCTGGTGATGGAGAATCTCTTCTATGGACGCAAGATGGCTCAG GTGTTTGACCTCAAAGGGTCGCTGAGGAACCGAAACGTGAAGACGGACTCGGGGAAGGAAAGCTGCGAGGTGGTTCTGCTGGATGAAAACCTCCTGAAGCTGATCCACGACAACCCGCTGTACATCCGCTCGCACTGCAAAGCCATCCTGCGAGCCGCCATACACAGCGACGCCTACTTCCTGTCCAGCCACCTCATCATCGACTACTCCCTGCTGGTGGGGCGGGACGATGCCACCGATCAGCTGGTGGTCGGGATCATAG ATTATATCAGGACGTTCACCTGGGACAAGAGGCTGGAAATGGTCGTCAAATCCACTGGAATTCTGGGAGGTCAAG GGAAGATGCCCACCGTCGTCTCTCCGGAGCTGTACCGAACTCGTTTCTGTGAGGCCATGGACAAATACTTCCTGATGGTACCGGACCACTGGACCGGCCTGGGCATCAACTGCTGA